CTTAGAATTATAAAATTTCCTTTATCCTCTCTTGATTCCATAAACATCTTAAAGTATATTATGCTTCCTGTGGCCATTACAAAAAGTATTCCTATAAATAGACCTATAAAAGCCAGCACCCCCATAAGCTTCATACCACTAGTATAATGTTCATAAAATGTTGCTAAGCTATTTTCTTTAGGCATCTTCTTTTGAAGTTCACCTACAAACTTTTCTGCTTTGAAATCATTTTTTAATATATACCCATTAACTTTAAAGAAACTTTCTTGGTTAGCTTCTTTTTTCATATTATTATAAGTAGAATCATTTACAACAATAATATCCTTATAATGATCTAATGCTATAAAATTTTTACTATCTACATACCTTACTGTAAAATTGTGATCCTTACCTGCAAATTTGAAATTAACATTTTTTCCAATTGCTTTTTTAGGATCTCCTGAGAAGTCTTGGACCTCAGAATAATAAACCTCATTATTTTTTAAATTTATATTCTTACTATCCCCTTCATCATTTTTTACTTTATTAAACTCACTCTGATTTATTACGAAAAAATTGACGTTTTGATTAACAAAAGGTACTCTGCCATTTACCACAATAAAATTTATATTCTCTTTAACTTTAATATCTATCTCTTTATGCTTTTTTACTATACTGTCAAAAAGCTTATTAGTACTATCATTGCCATTAATATATTCTACTGAAAGGGGACATAAATTTCTCGCATTTTCTACTGATTTAGAAAATCCCCCCCAACAAAATAAAAGAGCGCATAAAGCAATTGTAGTTGTTATTGTTATTACACTTAAACTTCCTACATTTCCTCTATATCTTTGATGCATTTGCGACACTGTTACAAGTCTAGCTCCTTTAAAAAGATATTTTTGATTTTTTTTCATCATCTCTATAATAACTGCTGTTACAGAAGTAAAAAATAATACAGTTCCTACTGAAATTAGAATTACTACCTTTGGTGCCAAAACTATGTTATATCCTAACTTTTTTATTGCTACGTAATAACCATATGACATACAGATAATTGCTACTACACTCATAACTATAGTTATAACTGATATCTTTAACCCTTTTTCTATTTTCTTTGCTGCATTAAACATATCTATTAGTTTGCTTTTACATATTATTAGGTAA
The Clostridium felsineum DSM 794 DNA segment above includes these coding regions:
- a CDS encoding ABC transporter permease; its protein translation is MTLCKMALNNVKSSIRNYWAYFLSSSFSVFIIYIFMAISYNKSVQKSLEDIKSVALLFHMGTVMIIIFSAFFIWYSNSFFTKSRKKEFATYMLLGMSKGQVAMLNFCENLIIMITSLITGIILGAIFNKFFIMLLFALMKTTGKAEFQFDIRAVKISLIVFFIIFALISLQSYLIICKSKLIDMFNAAKKIEKGLKISVITIVMSVVAIICMSYGYYVAIKKLGYNIVLAPKVVILISVGTVLFFTSVTAVIIEMMKKNQKYLFKGARLVTVSQMHQRYRGNVGSLSVITITTTIALCALLFCWGGFSKSVENARNLCPLSVEYINGNDSTNKLFDSIVKKHKEIDIKVKENINFIVVNGRVPFVNQNVNFFVINQSEFNKVKNDEGDSKNINLKNNEVYYSEVQDFSGDPKKAIGKNVNFKFAGKDHNFTVRYVDSKNFIALDHYKDIIVVNDSTYNNMKKEANQESFFKVNGYILKNDFKAEKFVGELQKKMPKENSLATFYEHYTSGMKLMGVLAFIGLFIGILFVMATGSIIYFKMFMESREDKGNFIILRKVGISENEVKKSVIKELVIIFGAPFLIASLNTYAASFSISKLLEFKIMKEYVIIEIAYLLIYSIYYFITLKSYLINIKE